CTGGAATGCACTGGTTCACAGCACACAGGGTCACATCCTGCCCGTGGGATCCCAGGGGACATGGGAGCTccagggctgcctgcaggaGCCAGGTCCTGGGAGCCAGGATAGGACCAAAAGCCTCAAACTCAGCGGGTGCCTCCCCAGAGGGTGCTGCAGAGACACTGTGTTTCAGGAGCTGGGTGTCGAACCCTGGGTCTTTCCTGGAGCTTTCATCGGCCGCCCCGAAGGCGCTTCCCCGCACCGTGGTGCCGGAGCGGCACAGAGGGCGGCCACGCTCCTAACCTCCCGATTTAGCTCTGCCCTTTCGCGCAGAAAATATCCCTCCTGGAATCAGCGAGTTCAGCGAGAGGGCAGCCAGACAGACGGCGGCGaggggacggacggacggcgGCGAGGGGACGGATGGCTGTGGCTAGCTCCCCTCCTGCGCCTGTCGCCCTGCTGCCCCAAAGGCTGCCTGGTGCCAGGGCCATGGGGTGGTGGTGTGGCTGGGTCGGTAAGTCCTGGGAGTGGGTGGCCCCATGGACAGGACAGGGACACGGTGGGGACTCGTCCCCCTGCCAagttctgctgctccttcccgGCACAGCCACGCTGCTTTGGTCCTCCCTGCACAAGCACCCAGCCTGGATTCGTCCCCAGGTCACCCTGATGCTCccctgggagcaggagcagctcaTCCCTGCTCGCCACCATCACCCCTGGGAAAAACCACGTTTTAAAGCACGTGCATGCTAGccttttccccatctcccctctgGTGACGTCAAAGCACTTGATGAACCGTAATTAATTAAGCTGAGATCCTCTTTGGGAGGCAGGTCACGGTCCCAGAGGGGAGAAGCCCCTCGCTGGGGACGACGCGGGTCCCCGAGGAGCCCTGCCTCCCTCGGCGCTTGCTCCAGGCGAGCTCGAACGAGCTGCTCTCCGCAGTGGTTTATTTTGAGCAGAGCAAGCGATGACGTTCCCAAAGAGCCGAGGGTTTATTTTAACCCCCCGAGCGTGGCGCAGAGCATCCGGTGCTGGCTGCCTTCACCGCATCGTTTTGGTACTCACCAGCTGCGAAGCCGATGGAGAAGGTCATCAGTGCCAGCACCGCCCGGCCACAGGCTCCACACGGCATTTTCCTGCGGAGAGCAGAGGGGGTGAGAGGCAGCCCACCGCAGCCCACCGCAGCCCACCGCAGCCCACCGCAGCCCTCAGCCCCCATAATGAGGCTCCTTGCCGGACCGGGAATGGCTGTGGGGGCTCTGGGAAGGAACTGGGGGGCTGTGGTGAGCAACGGAggccggcggggagggcgaGGGAGGGTGGAGCGGTGAGGGGTAGGATGTGCTGCTTCCAAGCGGAGTTCAGCTCCGGACATCTGGGGTACAGCCCTTCCTGAGAGCAGACCCCCAAGACCTCCCGAGCTCGGGGGACCTCCTGACGGCGGTGTGGGACACCGTGCATGGCCCCGTGGTTCTCGGGAGCACTCCGGAACAGGGACCTTGCCATGTCCATGCTGCCCCAACATCCTTCCTTTATCCCAGCAATCCGTATTCTGTCATTTCCCACCATTCCTGTGGCTCCCGTGCTGCAAAAACACAGCCGGTGGCAGACCCCATGGGCTCGGCAGCCACGGCGAGCGCGGTGATGGCCGCGGCACTGCCGGAGATCACGGAGTCGGCAAGACCCATGCCGTAGGACGGAGCTGAAAGCCCCCACGCTGCATCGCTCACCCCCACTGGAGCCGGAGCTGCCGGGTGCAGCTCAGCCCCTGGGGGGCTTTTGTATGGAGCTTATCGATGACACAAGCAGAGGCGCTGCGGGCAGCCAAAAATTCCCCAGCTGCGCCTTTGGGGGaagttttgctattttttctctctttttttttttttccttgtaaaagaGACATTTCTGCCAAGCCAAACACGGCAGAGCCGGCGCTGCCCCCTGCCCCTCGCCCTGCCGGCATCGCTGCCCCTTTCAGATGGCCGAGAGctcggccggcggcggccggggctccccagcccctcctcgGCTCATTCTTCGTGGTTCCCGACATAAACACGCCAAAGTCTCCGTTTCCTGCAATTGAAGGagccctgcccagggctgccgGGACAGGAATCAAGATTGTTTAGATTCTGGCCTTGATGGGGAAGCAAAGTCACGCAAGCCTGGCCCTCGAGAGCACACACGTACGTGGCTGACTTAGGCAGTCTCCGGCCGTAGCATAAAACGGacttttcctccccaaaatagCTCACTTCGTTGTTGCTCATGGGGAGGAAACGGCGACTGGGTCCCAGGGCTggaaaggcaggagcagggtcTGGTACCGGGTGCCCTGTGCCAGGAGCGATGCCTGGGCTGATCTCCgactgaagcagcagctgattCCTCGACTGGCCCAGgatcagctttattttaaaaaacaaactcccCTGGAGTTGGGCTGCTGTTCCTTGAGCCTCCAGGATGCTCCCAGGCACGGCGCTTCTCCTTGCAATCCCGAGAGCTACAAAACGCATCTTTTTAAAGGGAAGCCAAGATTCCGGGTGGTGAATTCCCTCCTCGGGGGCACTTCCACAAAATCCCAAGCCGTTAGACGGCTGCGGGATATTTGCCATGAAACACAAAGCAGCCAGGGCCTCACCCAAAACTTTGCTGTACGGGCAACAACATCACAAGGATGTGTGTTGGTGTTAACCGAGAGCAAACCTTAATCCAGAGCCGCCCCTGGCATCCCACGGGAAAAACATCCCGGGTGCTTCTGTAACGGGTCAAACCAGCCcctgcatccccatccctgtcctcaacctttctccctcctttctcaCGCTGGACCTGCAGCTCACGCACCTTCCCGGCATCCGGAGCAtcttccccagcctggctgggaggTGATGGCAAGTCACGTTGCTGTCTTACATCCTTCCATCCTTCGGgatttgcagcagcagcaggagaaggaaaaaaccccaattgAAACCTCTCAGATGGGGTGTTGGCGCTGGCAGAAGCGGCTGGGAGCAACAGGCAGTTGTGCCGCAGCACTGGCCGGACGGGGGGGTCTGGAGCAAGACCCAGCCCCAGGGAAGGGGAATTTCCCGCTGACCCCAcggagagaaaagcaaagggacTGCTGGGGGGAGacggggcgggaggcggcagGAACCTGGGAAAGGGGGTGGCTGGACACAATCCTCAGGGACGTGCGTGATGGCTGGAGGGTCCATTGCTCTTACCGGGGTGGCTCGACAGAGCTTTGCAATCCTGGCTTTTCCGCCCTCCCCTGtggtttctgctgctcctggggggGGTTTCGCCACAGGATGGGGCTCGTGACTCAGTTCCCCTCTGTCGCCTTTTCGCAGGGAGCCAGACACAGCAGAGACCCTCGTGCCGGCTGGTGCCGGTGCCAGCTGGGGGGAAGCAGGGTGAGCCAGACGTGTGCGatggtaccagctgcaggtgcgAAGGGCTGGATGGACACCACGTCGGAGTCGGTGAGAGCTTTGCCACAGGCTCCCAAAGCTTCAGCCTGGTTTTAAGGAACAGACAGAggttttcctccctgctgcctgtaGCTGCAGGTTGGTCACGCATTTGCATCCTTCGGTGCAGCCGGCGCAGGAGAGACGTTCAGCTCAGGGACCCGCGCCGGCGGGCTGCACCGTGCTGGCCCTTCTTGCACCGATGGGCATCGCTGCGCCGTAAATAAGAGACAGGCAAAGAGAGTGGCAAAACCAGTTCATGTTAAACTCTTCGTGGGGCTGGCATCACACGCAGGTCCTCGTGCAGAGTGGGGATGAGGGGAGTGTTCCTGCCCCAACTTTGCGGCAGGGTTCGAACGCCGGCAGAGCTCCCACGGCATGGCTCGCACCAGCTTCGCTTCAGGCACTTTGTTCTGAAAATGGAGCCTCTTCAGCGGCTGTTTGGCTCTTCCTCGCCCACCCCTCCTCCAAGAGACCCAGGGTTTGGCTTTGCAGAAGGGGCACGTCGAGGTATCGTGTCCTGCGCCGTCGCTGCTGTCGGTGACCCACTGCCCTCGCTCCAGCCCCCGCTAGCGGAGCTGTCAACTTTCCCTCATTTTCCCCCACGCCTTTTCAAATACACCCAAATTCCCCATTTCCCACATTAGGTCTGGGCTTTTGGTATCAGCTGTGTATTATTTCAGCTCTTTAGTGAAGACCTGGGGACAGATCCTGCTACTGCATTGGTGTAAATCCAGATATATGCTCCTGGCTCCGCCAGAGCCCTGATTCCAGCCTCCACTAACCCTGACGTCAACCCCGGCGTCCCACTGAATGTGAAGGAAACGGGGCCAaatcctgatttcagctgcacGGGGGTAAATCAGGAGGGAAGCACTGAGCTCGGTGCAGCCTCGGACCCCGTGAGCGCGCAACGCTTCCCCACTCACCTACAGCATCCGTGTCCCACGGGCGCCCACGGAACTGCCCGGTCCCGGCGAGGCTTTCCCGGCTGCGGTCCCGAGCTCGGAGGCGGTGTGCGCGGCTCAGCCGGGGCAGCTCTGCTCCGTGCCGTGTTCCCCGGCTTGGAGGAGCTTCATGGGTCTGCTCCCCTCCCACCGCCCGTCCCGGCACTGTGGGGGCTCCCGCGGCTGCAGTGTTGCCCGTCCCGGTGGGGGAATGTCTCTGTCTCTGTCCCGGCCCTGGGGACTCGGCTCAGCAGCCCTGTTGTCCGAGCGCAGCCGCTTGGCAAGCGCTCTGTGGTCTGGATGTGGGAGAAgtcaaaaaaatgtttcttattacTGCCTCTTCCTGCCTGGCTTCTCTCCACCACTCCCAGCTAATAAAGCATTTCCTATTGCTGAGCACACATCCACGGCCAGCCTCCCTTCCTCCCGCACACCGGGCCCCAGCTCCATCCTGGTTGCTCTCCCTCGACCCGTTCCTCCCACCCCTGTCCTTCACTGGGCACTTTCCCACCAGGTTTCCTGGTTTTCAAGGCAAACCCAAGCCTTTGGTGGGGGGACGTCCATCAGGTCTCCTTCCCCGAGTATCTGAAGGCGTTTGGCAGAAATGCAGCTGGTTGCTTTGGTGGCGCTGGGGGTGGGAACGGTCCGGATAGATGCTGTGGGAATGACCTTGACGTGCTTGACCATCCCCTCCGCTCCAGCATCCCACCTTTGTGGGGATGGGAGCACCATGGCAGAGCCAAGGGGCTCCCCGGTTATATTCATTGCTGGCCACAACACTTTCGGCGTACTGCGCTGGAGGGCAGGGGACGTTTTCTCCCCCGGGGCATAAAGCAGCATCGGGGGGTGCTGCCGAATGGTCACCCCATTAGGGAtgctctgccctggctgctggcgcggagcagggctggggtgggccAAGGGAGTTTGCTCGGTGTCTCCTGCCCATACGTCCCTGCCGTCCCCCACCGTGGCCCTTGAGATGCCGCGGTAGCAGGCGCTGGGATGCCGACGGCGGGGCCGTTCCCACGGCGGGAGGCTGGGCACTTCCCGCTCCCCCAGGACACGTGGGGCCGTCGGAGCTGTGGGCAGTGGAAGTGCCGCTTCCCCTTTTGCCGCTTCGGGGTTCTTTGGGCCAGCCGCCTCTCAGCAGTTTCGTAGCCCTCCcatcccccctcctctccctccagtGCCTTTCCAAACCCCatccttgcttttctcttggcTGCTCGCCCCGGCACAGTGACCCGCTCCCATAGGCAGGCGGAGGCAGCCGGCAGCAGGCAGCGTGCAGGATGGCATTGCAGCCTCTTTCCTAACGAAGTCACAGGGCCTGATTTACCTCTCCATTCCCCATTGCATCACCAACCCCAATTGCATCACGAACCCAACTGGCACCCGAAGCCTCTCCATGCTGGCGGAGCGCGGCTGCGACGCTTTGAGTCTTGCCCGCCGCCTCTCCCCTGCTATCGCCCATGATCTAGGaagtttaaacaaacaaaaacacaaaaccaggaTAAAACATGAGGGACCTTCACGCATGACCTTGCCCACACCGGGGCCGGGAGCTTTGCAGAGCCGGCGCAGGGGAAACGGGCAGTTTCCATCTGATAGGAGCCGCCCGGGAGGAAGCCGGTGCCTGCAGACGCCTTATCGCCGTGACCATCTTTGCTCTGGCGCACAGGTCTCGGTGATCTGACTGGCGATCAGCCCCTCCCAGGGTTATTCCTGGATGGCTCCTGTGTCCTCGCTGCCTTCCATGGGTGCAGGCAGACGGCGAGTGTCAGCACCTTGCTTTtacagctgcaggcaggagttTCCCCAGGCAGCCGAGCGTGGCAGGTCTCCGGCAAGGTCTGGTGCCGGCTGCTTTGGTCCCTACGCTTCCCTCTTCCAAATGGGgcagcttcattttttaaaccataATCATCACTGGGGGGATAAATACTTGCCTAAAAACTTCTAAAAGTTACTAAGTCCTATTCTTGGGCCACTTGAAGGGCAGGGGTGGGTGGGAGCCCCGGACCAGGCTGTGGCTCTGGCAGTGCCGCCGTGGGAAAGCAAATTCATCTGGAGCAGGGACTGACTGTAGAGGTGCGTTAATGAACATACCGAACCCACCCCAGGCTCTCTTAGCCGCCGGCAGGGcgatccctgccctgctccgcACTCGCGCCGGTGCCAGCCCCCGGCTGGGGCAGACGGGGTGAATCAGCGGGGATGGGCGCCCGCCTCGGTGCTGGGCTGAGCGCCGGCACGCCGGCAGCACCGCGACTCGCGATCCCTCACCGGCCCTGCCTGCCGTGGTGCAACCTCCCACCACCCTCTCGAAGCCAAAGCGAGACTTTCCGTCATCGTTTGGACGCTCATCACCGCGCACGGTGACTTTATCCCACAGGAGGGTGCGGGGCACCCCTGGACCGTGGTGGGACACATCCAGCCGCCCCTCGGGGTTTCACCGAGCCGTCCCTGCCGTGGCAGAGGGGGATGAGGGGCCAGCGGGAGCCtggctctcccttccccctgcacGGCAGGAGCCAGGCTGGCGTGGTGCGTGCGATGGCTGCTCCATgtgccgtccgcccccggctCATCTGCGAGCCGCCGCCGGGAGCTGGCGAAGGAGGGCAGCCACGTGCCGGGGAGCCTGATGCGAGCCAAGGGCTGGAGGGGAACAGACGGGGAGGTTGCAGCTCCTTCCCGACGAGCATCCTTTCCTGCCTGCTTGTGACTCGCCCCAAACCTCCTGGTGCCCACCgaaaggcagagctgcagcctaAAAGCGGGGAGTTGGGGCTTTTGTCCCTCTAAAGAAGGGGGTGGCGAAGGGAGGGGGCTCCGTCCTGGGCTGCGTGCCTGGCCAAGAGTTAGTTATTACCCGGATAACTGGTGCTTCGAGCAGCTCTCGCTGCCAGTCGCTTTCCCTGGGGGGCAAACCCTGGGTGCTTGGGTGCTGCAGGAGCCAACACGGCTGCTcagggcaggcagcaccccGGTTTTACCTTCCTACGTGCCAGGAGGGAGCCGGAGCTAAGAGGAGCTTGAAATATCGGGAGCACAAGCTcgctgccctgcagcacctccagcGTGCACCAGCACCcaacaaaaaagcagctgcacagctcCCTATGGGAGCGGGTCCGGGGGGCTGCATGGGTGCGGATGAGGGGCCCCAGGGCTCCATGTGGGTGCAGGCTGGAGCTCCCAGAGGGTGGTTTGCTTGGGAACAGGGATCACTGGGTCCTGTCCTGGGGTAACTTTGGAGCacaaaagctgcagctggggatggAGCCCATGGGAACCCCAGGTTTGGTTtgcagcccctgcctggcaCCCAGAGCTCCTGTTAACCCTCCTGCAGCATGGAGATGCTTCCCCACGCTGAGCCTTGGTTTGTCCATCTGCAACCCGGGAATACACAGGAGTGGGGAAGTTAATGTCACTGAGGGGGTGACGGGGTGGACAGGGGATGCTGGTAGCAAGGCGGAAGCATTCCTGCCGGCCCGACAAACAACCTGAGCTTTATTCATTAAACCAATCCTGTTAACATGGCAACCACTTCCATTTTAATTTGCACAACCATGTTCCACCACGTGCTGCAATATCAAGATTTCAGAAAGAtcaaagaggcaaaaaaaaaaaaaaaaaagggagataaaaaggaaaaaagaaaagagccgCTTCCGCCACAGACCTGCTCCCTGGAAGACCCAGAGCCCGGCCCAGGGCTGGGTCTCAGCACGTCAGAACCCGGCACGACCAGAGCCAGGCCGGGGTGTCCACCCTTGAGGTGGGAGATGACAAGGGGCTGGGGACCCAGGACCACAAAGGCTGGGGCATCTCAGCTGGGTACGTCCACGGCATCCTCCTCCCTCAGGCACCACCATTCCGCTGGGGAAGGAAACCACCCTCATGCCAAAAAAGCAAGCGGGTCCAAGCGGATGGCTGGGACCTTGCCCCCACCTTGACACCTCTCACTTAGCATCTcttcccccctttcttctttttctcctcgTTCTTTGCCTCCTtggctgctttcttctcctccttcagctccttGTACTTCCACTTGGGTGGCTGCAGCAGGTTCTTGTCCTTCCCTCGCTGCCTCCGCTCCCTCGAGCTGGCAGGCGGGCAGGAGTCTTTGCTCACTTTGATTTTTGGGACAGGCTCTCCAGGGAAGATGCTGTTCCCACGCCGCAGCCACAGGGGCAGGAATCTCAGGAGCCCACCGGCCGGCTGGCGTGGTGGCAGGAGCCGGATCTCTGACATGGCTTGGCCATTGCAAGAGGATGCGCTGGTGCTGGGGCATGAAGTGGATTCTGGCTCAGCATCTGGATCCGGCATGTGCTGCCCGAGGATCTCCGGCACGGACAACCTGCGCTTGCCTACCTCAGGGGGGCTGTCGGGGCAGACAGTTTGGCAAGCAGTGGCCACGAAAGGGCTGGCAAGGGAAGTGGTCATCCTCACCATGTGGTCCATCACGCCATCCTCCTTGGGGTCGTGGGGGAAGCTGAAGGTGAACATGGATTGGATCTTCTCCGACAGCCTCTTACCCCTGGATTTGGGGCTCAGTGCCCTGGCCACCAACtcggccagggccggccactCGGGCCGGTACTGGCTGCCGAACTGCTCTGCCCGCGGGCGCTGCAGGAGACTCCGGATCCGCACGGTCGTCTCGAAGCGGCCAGTGAAGGCTGCCCACTCCCTGGCCGTCTTCCCCTTGATGGGATCCACTGCTTGCAGGTCTGCTCCTGGAGACACCGGGATGCAGAGAGCATCACCGCAGTGTCCCACCCTGTCCCACCCCAGAGAGCAGGGAGCAAGCGCAGGGCGAGCAGCAATGCCACTCCTTCCCCCAAAATCCCCGAAAATCCCTGGGGAGATGCTCACCGGCCAGGAGCAGAGCGGCCACGCAGTCATGCCGCCCCTGCACCGCAGCCTTCATCAGCGCCGTCAGGCCCCGAGGGTCTCGCTTGTCCACCTCGAGTGCGGGGTAGTAGTTGAGGAGGTAGTTGACGATGGTGATGTGTCCTTAACAGCCAGAGAGAAGCTGCGTTAGAGTTTCGACAGTTAAGGAGTGATAACTGCTGGTGCCTGTTGGAGAAAGAGTATTTAGGAACTGCATTGTGTGAGGACAAAGATGCAGAAACTCGGAGGGATCAGGACCGACAGGGTTcggatttattttgttttgggtttggctGTGCAGGGAGCAGCGCTGGTGCACCAGCTGCTTCAGCAGAGAATGCAGGAAAGGGTCCAAAAATGCAAACCCCCTCATCAATTCCAGCAAGGATAAAGTGGGAATAAAGGGTGATCCCCACTTTGAGACCCTCTCCTTTCGCCTGTGGTTAACAAAGGTGGAGGGAGCTGGGCTCTTCTGCTGTAACAAGGCGAACCATCGTGACTGGAGATTTGGTTCATATACACGGCATTTGCCAGCTCGGATCTTGTGTGCAGGTAAATCACTGCGGCTCGCAGGGCTTTTCTGGAGCACGTGGGGCAGCTCCGGCTCAGCTTGACACCACTGCTCGGGTGGGAAGTGTTGCGAGACAACATTGCTGTAGGAATCTCCATTTTTGCATCTTCTACCCAGTTTTAAAACGGTGCTAAGATGAACCATAAACTTAGATGGGGAGGGTCACATCCCTTGGAACCCTCGGCTTTCCTGACGGCTCATTTTAAGGTTTTTGGAGGGGAAGCACAGGGGGTCACATCACTTCTCAAGGGGTCTCGTGGGGGCTGCCCTCTGCCGAGGCCGAGCGCGGTGCCTACCTGCCTGGGCTGCCATCATGAGGGCCGTGTTCCCGTCCTTGTCCTGCTGGTTGACGTTTATGTAGGGGCACTTCTGCAGCAGGGGCACGATATCGATGAAGCCCTTGTAGCAGGCGACCATCAGACCGTTCTGGAGAGGGGGCAGCACTCAGCACCGGGGCTGGTACTGCACCATCCTCCCCACTGTGGTGCTGCCCCATGGTCCCTCCACCCCAAACCAGACAGACTCAGGATGGGACAACAGACAAGGTTCTACTCCAAGGATTGGATCAATACCAGGAGACCCATCCCATGTCAAAGCCATCCCACCCGGGACTCTTCGTCCTGCCCCACCTGCTTTAGCAACCACCATCCTTCAGGATTTGCCTATTCCCAAGAAATcctctttctgctctgcagggtgcccacgcagccactcacccTCCCGTTGACATCCAGTTCTGTGGCCTCACTCCGGGTCACCCCGTGCTCCAGCCTCTCCTGCACCAGCTTGGCATCGTTCCTGGCGCAGCACTGGTAGAGGCTGAGGTCCCCGGCACCACCAGCCCCCGGGGAGAGCTCGTAGCAAGGGTAGACGGAGTCGTCGGAGAAGATGCTGCTGGTGTCTGAGGGTTCTgactcctccttctcctcctcctcctcctcataaTACAGCTCCGGGTCGGAGGCATCCAGGCTGGAAGTGGGGGCTGCAGCATGTTCTCCTCCACCACAGGCATCTGTCATCCGGCCCGGCTGGGGGGAGCGAGCCCAGCTTGGCCCCGAGCCCTGTCTGGGGCCAGGAGCCTCTCCCGGGGGGACGAGGGGACACTCCGGACCGTTCACTCCCCCC
This window of the Buteo buteo chromosome 17, bButBut1.hap1.1, whole genome shotgun sequence genome carries:
- the ANKRD33 gene encoding photoreceptor ankyrin repeat protein; translation: MTDACGGGEHAAAPTSSLDASDPELYYEEEEEEKEESEPSDTSSIFSDDSVYPCYELSPGAGGAGDLSLYQCCARNDAKLVQERLEHGVTRSEATELDVNGRNGLMVACYKGFIDIVPLLQKCPYINVNQQDKDGNTALMMAAQAGHITIVNYLLNYYPALEVDKRDPRGLTALMKAAVQGRHDCVAALLLAGADLQAVDPIKGKTAREWAAFTGRFETTVRIRSLLQRPRAEQFGSQYRPEWPALAELVARALSPKSRGKRLSEKIQSMFTFSFPHDPKEDGVMDHMVRMTTSLASPFVATACQTVCPDSPPEVGKRRLSVPEILGQHMPDPDAEPESTSCPSTSASSCNGQAMSEIRLLPPRQPAGGLLRFLPLWLRRGNSIFPGEPVPKIKVSKDSCPPASSRERRQRGKDKNLLQPPKWKYKELKEEKKAAKEAKNEEKKKKGGKRC